The window AACACAATATGATGGCTTTAACTGCCGCTCAACCTGTGCGGTTTATGCTTTTTTTATTGCTGAAGATGCTGTTAAACGGAGAAAATTCACCTGATGAAAGGGTCCTCAGGTGCTCGGGCGATAATAGCGCGTTTAAAGAGCGTGCTGATAATGGTAAGAACACAGTTTAATGGTTACAGAGTCAAATTGCTTTATGACGACCGTAAAAATGTGCCTTCGCCGGCGCCTCTTTTCCGGTAAATACCTACAGGTTGACCCAAGGgtgctatttgaaaaatttttttgctattcaAATATGGCgttttcattatccgataaatcgacttaaagtccacaaaccaaaaatacttttattagacacagggtatacagggtggtgaacaaaagttatatttttttgaatggaacaccctatatattcttgcataattaaattttacacaaaaaaatgtaactttatgtaaactattatgggtctatctcttttcgcttcggaattattcaacttttcgttataaaaaagtcgcctatgaagattttccaaatttgcaacaagtaaaatcaaaataccctgtagttttagcaataattgatttttcttGAAACACGTAGATAATACAGAGTGTATAAGAAATACgtgtattaattttaacaggtaatggagctcaacaaataaaacgttttttatacagggtgctcaaaaactggcgcaccaaccaAGAAgtaagtgcagattacgggaaaaatgttgaaaaaattcttaaagtcatattttaaaaaatctggagccacaaacttattgtattaacttctttagttttcattattttttaatgtttttatgtttcacagtAGGTAATCGTTCCTTAACAAagcgatgaataattatttttaaattttctatcagacttcagcagttttttttaatttaaaaaaattataatttatcaaaaaaatcacaatgtgtagatgtgccaacactgggaattattcccttttcaaaaataatttatttatattgctGATCAAATTccattgcgatcacgactattagacaacgttgccacatatcatttatctaaaatctattatttatcaataattttaatacaaagaattttttgactatttttacctttatatgtaaccagttctctatcatacaccactgagttggtgcgccagtttttgagcacgctgtagatgtataatttttcagtaaaagtttcgcaaatttacttataaTTTGTAAAGGAAAATGTATTGAAACGTACataggtacaaaaataaaagttgccgagctattttgtgttagaaacaaataatttaaacaatttaaaataagaatgaaaattgttgataTGAAACACAAACTAATTgttaaacactgaccggctcgtCTGAACAAAAAAAGATGGGAAAACAATTAAggattttacaaaatgttataATACAGAGTGAACCAGCTCAGCtaccgtcttctgtagctcagttattgttaaagttggagatttgatattttgtagatggtatttgtattttagaacacatttcaagaaaatatttttgttttgtcaagttttttaatgacaaattGAATGAATAAAAGTCGAGGATGGCTTCAaccctgtttatttttatatcgtGTGAGGCGGAATTAAATATCGACCATGTTTTGTTACTACAACTCTAACGTAAATCCTAACAAATTTGGAGTTATTTgctgaaaactatttttgtcaagcattttaatgacaattgtaataaatacAAATCGAAGATGGTTTCAACATCGTTTCTTTTTATGGTAATCGatgcgaaattaaaaaacaaacattttttgttatcacaACCCTATTGCAAATCCTAACACATTCGGAGTCATTTGCTAAAAACCTTAACCATGTTCGACTTCTAATCATTAGTCATTTGTTATTGACAGAATAagtttttagcaaataactccgaatgtgttaggatttacgtttgtgataacaaaaaatgttcgttATTTAATTCCGCATACAGACATAATTGGAACCATCCTCgacttttattcattaaatttatcaataaaatagctgacaaaacaagtttttggcaaataactcAGAATGTGTTAGGCTTTCCGTTAaggttgtaataataaaacgcGTTCGTCTTTTAATTCAGCATCGAATAgtataaaaatatacaggagttgccatttaaaataagcaaaataaaaggcttttacaactaaaaaaaattggaaataaattataaacaccCAGTAGTAATTCAAGTCAATCAAAGTCACTTAATATGTCTGTTAAACCATGTTTAACATGTATGtagtaataattttcaaaaaagcacattttctatttttattaattattaaaactaaaggtgtaaaaccgaatttttttggtttgaattttttttaacagtaataataccattaaaaaaacattattatgacgtcataccaTTTTTGAGACacactgtataatcaaaaataatttcctgaaatgtgccctagagtataaataacatttataaaatatccaaactccaactttataataactgagacaGAAAACGGGAGCTGGACCACCCTATAGAAAAGTTATTAcacttgatgagttttattacgtcgtaaaattaacacacgtatttttgatacatCCTATATACAGAAAGTTGCGAAAAGTTGAACAACTATTCTTTTTAATGGGACGCAATCTATCTCTTCACACGTATGGAtaacatttttcataagctttgtAATGGTATGtggtttgtatagcaaatttgaaatatgtatttcttattaaaaagttCAAGAAATTTCAAGAAGAGTTCaatgtatcaagtaataattagattactaatttaattagtcaaattattacatattaaaaaattaattaacatttcacTTATTAGATTCTAggctaacaaattttcttgtattaaaatatattttttttgaaaaattttgaaaaatgttttaaatttgctatgcaaaccccATACCATTAAAAGCGACtgcgcagtgatttttcaaatgttggtcttttttataaataattttgaaacgaaaaaatatagacccataatagtttacataaagttttattatttttttaagtagaatccaattatgcaaaaaatgtatagggagttttatttaaaaactatagcTTTGGTTCGCCactctgtgtataataaaaatatttttattttgtggactttaagtcgatctaccggataataaaaacagcatggcaatatttcaaatagcaaaaaagttatggaCCGATTACACAGCCCTGGGTCACGCTGTATGTAAAGAGCGGTCTATTACAGGTAATTTTGCCTTGAAAACTGGGGTGAATTGGAAAACGGACATACCGATGCTAAATCCTCAATCCGGTTCTGCCTCTTGTAATTGGGATCAGACAATAATTGCTCGCAATTATCTCATTATAATTAGATATTAGCAGTGATTACGACGCTTTTTACCGCTAATGAGATAAAAATGACTACTTACGTTTACATTCATGCGCATCTCGAGCGGTAGCTCTTTTCCAGGGAGCATCATTATAGAACGGTAAGCATTCATTACAGTCCGGGCCGGCTGTATTGTGTTCACATTTACACACCCTTCTTCTGGAGCCGTCGACTCCGGTGGAAGTGATGCATTCGGAAGCGTGGCCGTTGCATTTGCATCGAGCTCCTACAGCGACGTCGGCAACGGCGTAGAAATAGGAGCGGAGGACCTGCtggtcaccaaagacttcgtCGCCGAAGGTGTTGAGACGGTCGAGGACGATCATAATATCCGTAGCTGTCACCCATTCCTGAAATATGGGACAATTTACCCATTTTTCTACGAAAAAGTTGAActcatttttgtagaaagtgtacagggtgctgcattttagATGTCTGAATAGGGGATCTCCGAAACTTAGagatttaaaagaaaacgagtgacacattatcgggtccgttttttgagaaaataattttggtcaaaaccgcatctcgctatcgtcttttgttttcgacttataaacaaaagttgacattttcgcgaaatttaaaaaaattcatatctttcttattataaaagatacacatttgaaacacaCACACTATGAAGCACTTTCTTTCAGAGaatctaataatgttatcagcgatttttttcaactattcgtttaactgtaataacataaggtttcatttgtttaaataggaatcatagttggctatgacattttcgaaaagcttattttttttctgatttgatatgtctatttgtgtaatacattaattttaaatatttaagaaaaaacaaaacatttcgctttttctttatagtaggctatgaaatttttttggattttttattaaaattatgaaaattgtattacccaacaagtatttatgatttaatgattttttaatccctaattaattcaaaaacagcataataaattattattaggtaaaatttttgcaataaaaattatttgtttttatatttaaaatggcaagcttacgttgtcattctattttacaaatttaaataagatGTCGAAAGAAGGAAagtcttattaattgtatgattgcgtatcaataaaattttattttacaaaaaaatgtcaatccaaacaccaaactTAAATaccatctgcggtaaaaaatacataactatatcaacgtcacctccgTTACACTAAATCATAACAAAGTGGCATCGAATAAtagtgacacatcgtttttaattttttgcacattttttatgtaattaaaatctgcgacgatcatatatttgttcaattgaaaataactttaacatagcttatttttataatttcacattttttactttaataaccgttcacaaaatttctagattattcacaccttttatgcgAAATAAtatttccatggccaactactttcatattttatattttaaatatatttttatcaaaagtatacaaaaatatcaaactatattttatattgttttgagttcagaaaaaaataagcttttcgaaaatatcatagccaactatgattctcatttgaaaaaatataactttatgaTATTACAGCTGaacgaattattaaaaaatcactgataacattattaaattctctgtgaaaaagtgcctgtataatgtttttatttcaaatgtgtatcttttataataaggaagatatgaattttttaagatttcattaaaatatcaaatttttattataagtcgaaaacaaaagacaatAGCGAGATGaagttttgaccaaaattattttctcaaaaaacagaCCCGAGAATGTGTGACTCgcttttctctaaacctcttagtttcggagatcccctattcggacatctaaaatgcagcaccctgtagaATAGTTAAGTTATTTTAGAATCACCCATCAGcaactaaaattattaaacaataaagTACTGGTCTAGTCTACAGTGACAACTAAATAATCTCTCTAGTTTATGCGTGCGGCGTGGATAACTTATTTACAACCTTAGGGCGTGTTAGATACGAGCACAtcatagaaataaataaaaataaaaatagagaGTAAGCTGAAGGCAGTTGTGTCAATATTTGAATATGTATGTGTAGGCAAAGAATGTAAAAAGATATGTTAGATATATGCCTTCGAGCAAATTAAATCgagtttatattaaaataattaattacacgTATGGATTTCCAAGCACTTTGGGTGGGGTGTTGCGGTGTCGGGTTTAAGTCAGTCACGATTTTTACATACACGAAAATCTCTTCTTCGATCGAAATTATCTTATCAAATACGAGAATTTTACAGACAATGATTACGTACCTACGAGGGAAAAACGATTAAGATGTTAGAGATTACTGTAAAACGTTATAATTAAGTTTCGTTTAAGCGATTTAATGCAATTAAGGctagtttgttttatttttacagaatTACAGACAGACATGAATTTAAATGCTGGGAATAATTGGCGAGCTTTGTTTCGTCTGAAGCGATATTCCTgactacaaaaaataaataattaagtaaatgAGACCTGCAATTCCAATTCTGTATGCATTTACTTTGTAAACCCTTGAAAAGAGAATGCACAGTTTACGAGGTATGGTCTTTTATGtttgactaattttttaagctcaaaaattaacttttgaaGTCGGtgtcttttaaagttttatataACTTTCATAGGCAAAACAGGCCATAAAAACTATGATTTTCATAAATCTAAACAGGAAATTAGGTGTCTCATAAAGATTTTGATAaagtgttaaatttatttgtatctCAAATTTCAGATTAACAACTCAATAGTGAACACCTGAATCTAATGTGTGCAAGGGAAAGGCTAAAAAGCAAGGACTGATTATCATCACATTTTGTGACCTACATTTATGTACCGATACTGGGAATAAGTCAATTATTATTGAGTTATTTCTGAGTTTTTTAGATACAACCGATAGTACTAATCCCAGTTGTTCATTAGATCTATAAAGTTGttagaaaattaccaaattaatCCACGGTTGCATTGttctgaatatttttaattttgtcttaacagttttgcaattatttaaaaataaaaaaaacaatttattcaattaattacgtattataaaattaaatgcaaTGTCAAGTGGTAAGTGtgtttagtatttttggttgcatttaaggaaattttatatagCGTGTTAGAgtatggtttagcaaaaatttaaaggtagatGAGAGAATAGcaaaacaaatcgattaagcaaagtttatgtaaattaaaaatgcatagttttcccaaaaaattgttttgaaattaaagtcacaaattttgagaaccgctgaactaaaattataaaaattagcgtaaattttaatattattgacaaaacagcagtaaattaacttcttggtccactacgttattcttctatttcaatttgtgttttattattaaattttacggaaaaaaaaacaatttttttgccagAACCAGGATGCAAACTTCCCACACAAATGAATATGttagccacaattttgaaaatttctcaAATCGCCCATGCGCCTCCAcctccattttgtttaataaaaaaaattaactaccataagccacacagtggttctcaacaggtgggttgataaaaaattctgaaaaaagtacgcactttttggGAAAATAATGATATAAaggtttttaactcgtctgatcatgacaaatttacatacaaaatattgctcggccattccctaacacacTGTATAGTGTATAATATTTCTTTACACAAATAAGTACGTGTACAaataagtaaacaaataagTATTTGTTTACAAGTAACCTTTCATTGATGTGTATCGTATACCTTTTTATATCTGTTAGGTGTTACAGACTACAGTTTTATTGAAGTTGTTTTTACAGACTTCTCATAGCACTCGTATACGACcatggaattttaaaaaacaaaccaaGTGCTATTTTATTGCAGTTCTCCACAATATCTCGGTAAATATGACAAGCATGTTAAAAGCGACAGTgtgcaatttaattaaaaagcatGTACAGGAAAAAGAACAAGAAATGCCATTTTTTCAAGAACTTAAATAACTAATAACGTCATCTTTGGTTGGCAAAATTAAGAATTATCTCATGAATTATTAACTGCTGTGTccattcaagaaaaaaaaacgcacaAAGTCATTATTAGAGGAGTAGCTACACCTACCGATAAATACAACCTGTATGAGAACTCGCTCACCACCGAAAAGTTGCGTATAGTTTAGGCAATTCTTAAGCTAAagttcttttacaaaaaagttttaactCTGCGTTTGGGAgataaaaacgtttgaaaatagcCAATCAACAAAAGGCCTTACAGTGGAGGACTAGAGAAACAAGACACATTGataggaaaacaaaaataggtaGAATGTGGgcacttgaattatttttcattctttAGTGACGCATCTACTTATTCACTACACCTGGGAGTCTCGCGCCTTACCAAGTCACATTTGCGCCCtaactaataaaataagagGTTGCCTTTTAATGTATTTCAAGAATGGGCCTTCTAATTGGATTTATCTGAAACTCAACGTCTGTATACCTATCGTaaaactcgattttttttacgatAAAGTTATTCAGGATGTTTTGGCATTAAATGGTATTTATGTGATTTGCtgtgattttaaaaatccatCTCGATCAAAAATTGGTTTAACTTGTGAACATTTTTAGcgatgatttttttccaattttcgaTGTGGACTATCTCAATAATAGTGCTGCGATGAACTTGATGCGACTTTTGGAGAAGTACCATCAAAAACGACTGTATTTAGGtggtaaatttaattcaagttgATTTTGATTTGTCTTAATGACGAACTTCCAGAGAGTTATccaaaattgatttttgttctcggaaattttattgctgtgaGTGAAATAAGACTTCAAGATTGTAGTGTGACTTATCCTTGGGTATTCCAGGGACCAGCACAATTTCATTAATTGCTCAAAAAGGCTCGTTTCGGAGACGAAACGTAGATTTGAAAATTGGTTCAAGAAAATTCACAATTGTACTAATCTTCATggacaatatttaaaaaaaattaaagctacacaggtgtccgtttttcgagctccactctggagatctcagttattataagaaatacgaggtcggttaaaCTTGGGCAAAATTGAGCGTTTTTATCGCTAAACaattatatgaaaaaaaatttgaagtttcatttttatttttttaattattgagaaaaaatccaaatttttaaattttcgtttttatttttttaaggcgGCCCCAGAAAACTGCCAAAATCAAACtgtcaaatcaaaaaaatatgtgtttttacccttttttacttttgtactCAAAACTTTTATCTCACAATCGACAATTTTCGACCGGAAACCATTATGGCGCCTCTACctggcaaataaattttgaaaacggtaagttttaaaaaatctcattctcaaagaaatttttctaaaggtCATTTTTTCCTAATATAATAAGGATATATAataactagacgtttttaagtaggacattcttcaggcacttttttacacaaaatctaaatctgtcattgcTTTTTctaaggcgttcttgatgttagagttacactcaactttggttgTTCTAATGGACGCCATAtttgacatttgtatttttaaaaaatctttttgtttCTGATTACAATGATGTACATAATATGATCcaatcttacatgctgattaaaattaagaaaaaagcgttttttcaaagagtgctttgaaaaaaacatcaaaaatgatgtttaacaaactaaattttgctagttttattaaatatgcaagcaaaatttttaaaactttgtcttgttttgttttgcgaaaAATAAACTTCTAGCTTATTAagtcgtttagtttttaaataagtaagcttgGCAGAAATCGAAATGTAATCCTTCCAgatgcaaatttaattaaacgtctaaaatttagtttgtttaaaactaaattgttggtgttttttccaaagcacccTTCGCAAAAATGCCTTTTTCTACATTTTGGTTAGCATGTAAAATTCGATCATAttatgtgatacatcgttgtaatcaagAATaaagaaacttttcaaaaataggaaaagcaaatatggcttccataagaaaaaccaaagttgagtgttgtaactctgacatcaagaatgccttgaaaaatacgatgacagatttagatttcttgtgCCTGAAGAACGTCCTAGCTAAAATTGTCAAGTTCCTTTGattttcgcttgaaaaaatataaacaaaaattacaaattttcacagaaaattataaattttcgttttttcccataattcaaaaactaaaatcgaCACTTTTCTTGCTCTAATTTAACCGACACATATCTCacataataactgagatcccaATGGTAGAGCTTGAAAAACGGACACCAGATATAcgattacgaattttttactatGCTCTATTCCCGAAATATAAAAGGCAACCCACGTAGTTACACTCGGTTGGTggtaaatacaaaatttaatatccTACTACAGTTCCGTCCATGCTGACAATGCTAACTTAACCCCAAGCTAACATATAGCTTCTTATACaatatacataaaaaaatgtttaactgTTGAGCATCATTGTGGTCACTGGTTGTGGTAGTCTGTCCAACATACAAGTTACCTTTACTTATGCAATCTCTGGCTCAGAGTAGTGTAGAGTGGTGTAGATATTATTCCTCTACCTTCAGctagagttcctatattgggagagttgggacactgaatgtaaattttcgaaattttgtttcatatacgtCCGTTGGAATgtatcaaaaaacaaattgggatagaaatcagtggtgttacacttgaaatttggcgaaaagtcaaataaatttgtcaaaaaatgtttccatttttcgtcgactaactgcgtttagaaatggtttagactggcagtcgtcgtcaattcactgttttttttatatgaactccaaattttaaaagagatttctttgtaagtacaagaattttacgtctaaactcttcatcataaacattttttccttaattttaagaaatggttATCATCGATGAAAGAGACAGAAACTGAACCTTTActgccaagttttacgtttattattaacaagcatttggaaaagtggattgtcgaaacaatgttatgtacaaaatttatgagattttgggaatttgtctatgcatttacaaaatacgtaggtacttgaacccaaaattggttctaatttttaggaaagttgaacctgtCACTGCTTGGCCGCcatctacgtgaactttagctactgtttcaaattataaagttattgggaattcacgattttgttacgtttttcatacgagaacatcttcaatatcattttttagaaaatttaaaaagacgtCAGGAAATATGAAGGAttcttgatgaccaatttttgggacgagatatttaactaaaaattgtgattgaaagagaaaagcatttttagcattgatgtatgttttaagttatgtatttaatattaaaataaatattgaaaaatttcagaaatgtgaacattaatattggtaggtattcaattattttttaaatagtaatccaaaatttctacgttttctacgtccctgattaaatttgacgtaaaattatgtcattttatgcatttgacaaaaattataaccttgaaattattttcgacataaacctctgacataagttactaacaaaaattttaataaaaaaggatagaaatatatatcttatccacataatacaaaattggatCGGTTTGATGTTCaatgtcccaactctcccaataaaggaactctacCTTCAGCCAatatattttctaataaattattgcacAGTGGagatgacattttttttatattagacATGACATTAgttagacacaaaaaaaatcttcttggaaattattttaagaaattgggTGTTTTCCAAGTAAGGCGCCGGAAATACCGACACGAACTTGTCACagcacaataatttaataagcGCATTAAAATGGATATTATCAAGCCTCAAACCTAAACAGCTTTTGTAAAGGAGTCATGAAACGCCTGGCACAACAATCGATTTTCCCTCGATATGACTACCAAATTTTTTCTTGCACGAGGCTTATAATGACCGTTTTACGTCTGAAACCTCCCTCGATCAACAACCCAAGCACTAGACTTAATTAGTTTGCATTCCGAGCAGGAAAAGTAAATAGCAGCGGGAAACATCGCTAAGCTAACAATAAACATCGCGTGCTACGAGTGTGTGACTCCCAGACGCTTTCCGTGGAGCGCGTCTTCGAAGCTCCATTCCGCGGCTAGCCATCACCCAATCAACCCATCGGCatgtttcaaaacaaaattcatTTGTCAGACGTCAATCAACCTTatcaaaattcgaaaaaaatggATGACGATGACCAGTTCGTGCCCGACGATGTGAGCAAAATCGTCAAAGACACCATCGAGGGGCTGCTCACGGGGACCACATACGAGACTGAAAAAGTGAATCAGTGGAGTGCCAGAGTCTCCGAACAGTGTCTCAGTGCCTTGAGTAAACTGAAGAAGAATTTCAAGTACGTGGTGACTTGCTCCATCATGCAGAAGACAGGGGCTGGCTTGCACACCGCCAGTTCCTGCTACTGGGACAGCACCACGGATGGCACGTGCACGGTCAGGTGGGAGAACAAGACCATGTATTGTATTGTCACCGTTTTTGGACTCGCGATTTAATTATGGACTGCCGGAAATGTGTGTGATGGAGTGAAAATTGTGAGTGAAGATTTTTAACAACTTACAAATATCTTGTTCTACGTATTActcgatttataaaaaataaaatgtttttacacgctttttgaattttgttggGTATACTCTTGTGTGTCACCTAgagcttaatttattttttttaatattttaaaaacgaaccagTTCAATATGACCAGAACAGCTTAAACAAGTAATCGTGTTTTATGAGTTATTTgtgttcatttttaaaagattcCATTCTTAAACATGTGTGGATTAACGTCAGAATAATAAATGACGCAAAATGAACTCATC of the Tribolium castaneum strain GA2 chromosome 1, icTriCast1.1, whole genome shotgun sequence genome contains:
- the LOC100142065 gene encoding dynein light chain Tctex-type 1 isoform X1 → MCFYPFLLLYSKLLSHNRQFSTGNHYGASTWQINFENDVNQPYQNSKKMDDDDQFVPDDVSKIVKDTIEGLLTGTTYETEKVNQWSARVSEQCLSALSKLKKNFKYVVTCSIMQKTGAGLHTASSCYWDSTTDGTCTVRWENKTMYCIVTVFGLAI
- the LOC100142065 gene encoding dynein light chain Tctex-type 1 isoform X2, with protein sequence MFQNKIHLSDVNQPYQNSKKMDDDDQFVPDDVSKIVKDTIEGLLTGTTYETEKVNQWSARVSEQCLSALSKLKKNFKYVVTCSIMQKTGAGLHTASSCYWDSTTDGTCTVRWENKTMYCIVTVFGLAI